In Kryptolebias marmoratus isolate JLee-2015 linkage group LG4, ASM164957v2, whole genome shotgun sequence, the following proteins share a genomic window:
- the rab44 gene encoding uncharacterized protein rab44 isoform X3 translates to MPVSPDSSMSLMPLTGHSSEVQSSVPTAHPETDPQTLIPKSENIQDLTKHQQGRETEINIVIVERSVDDTQQDVDQSDTHHSEDIRNVLSDDAQLEGQEIEIHATKMQESQQTSSETGTGNATESLKVVSGPLKDLSEITELTIKSYAELETTQKSLQTTTVSQQESKEDLESDLNLPVSHDRSMFAMFMPGHSSEVHSTVTQSYPKPDLESFVAESKSPPKHQDERETDINVETSEKSEETTPVDQSDTVLSKEVISPDDSVTAVEPEQIPEEQTTEIQERLPIWYSSNTITNDAPVNLKIVFENQKDQAETINTLQSEFTDSSTVDSVAKQDDVSSSDKEITISTEEDSLEAVVQINYDDHVQESKQTSMNDTEKDYTVLMHKDEGGDLVEEDIKHSSEQSVHQEGIVPKAEIASVHLQSTLSDLNVSSDPQLQDKSLSTDEQTDANLSLSGNKRKLGSSRRNKGRQRGKEPKGGVIDSTMSDEALDTAVLEIKSTRQDKTTQDFEHDIILSFSHDSTMSVVPSPCHSSEIQSSVPTAHPEIDPESIIPKSENLPEDHDERRTQNIVGLEKQLVDDTKEDVDKSDTPHTEVIRNVLSDDSQLEGQAVEVQPTQMQESQQINFSVQTVTSDATESCHLISEPLTDLETSELTTKTTDKSTTQPEEYPTGENLSEASDLKQDNYDLHGINKQQISDLKEVELSVSQIKESKDTVDDDDIKPKTYVFDQEKEGLLIDTEEKKSAALAILSETGSLDSQPQNDSVNVSKQTNTGFTKSGNKRKLGSTRRNKGRQQVEEFKGEVLENTKGDSALERTNLTETKTTEQKELTEDTKRDNLLSVSQASSMSFMPLPDHSEVQSSRATDYPETETQTLILGSQSLEDDRTEREPDSYVQLVEETAGAMQLEINKCVAFHSDDLLDNAQREVQKVESHPTQMQGSLQIECSSEGFTGGHIEISEQQECFTKENEGYDSNNASKPQSSDLKEVDSALHQGHEFKDKVEDDMKPKCEQVIYQEKAEFSSTTEENKRALSTLQSKSVSFDSQPQNDSLSVHERTSMDFHNSGSRRKLGSSRRNKGRQTVKDSVTETNKNPIQEDEEKASSTKLSETALTVESTGQKEENIDAGAFGWTSELTSVGVLSTSNADEMVVDKSLIPDGDLSSIFSMIDTRSRQTDESTEPPVQDRSVEENVLVSEPEVRPVTAEINTDKSISREETDPEDQVEKASPNSNITQSPQHTEDGVEKVHEQEADQTEGVFHIYDTAEKESDHAAEKTEIMTRNVFDSTKSKEKDEETETLRRLSDSGLSATPERSTENSSYKDHAEVEYSVEQEAYSSPQDNLPTNEEQDESTKTSTAIETLHSEDIAIKDHEEQINPEQMQEMHQIDFISLTQSKSTVQTLQPDANVALESDSQDNYEGNKDETHSGLKTAGIRRKLGSSRRIKAKQDAKFTEANQEHKEEGVENSENNEATQMFATETIQQRESDDLKSAEKLETISSTEEKKAEKQQEEDEDLDNRTVSTSDNIPSSDQEDYHESVKDTKEKRVKLVHDPDISIQLPGYDTDKKGFLMQSTEASVSKDDSDMESVLYHDDTVIPEPGSVSVPDQDEATHHQNREAETPEQEVQLQQTSKATETVVCVPSKDRSTEVASSVNVQDPELSEAGEKRICADQEVNASPESISASEEPPVDASYISGISTTMDAGNSQQETTSSDFSDSLEVKSKHKRRKFGSSRRTPVNKKQEGEAHSADVTKTESSTEDGMRGVEKMKVVEEFPSTAEGVESENVQPLHGALVQREAAEARTAESDEHRLVQATAEQKPESTSERIHSPTVEVKSASPDFSSTNRRREMGSTHKNLGSQSKTENLDQEELEIGATKSETTRGGISSENVWEVKEANLQVQAEYKVSSFDQRKEKVFETVAVSHIDKALIKPLAEQTPEEDPVSLSHNDSASGGRRKKFGSNRKTRSQQRNKDQNECEVGLIEAQNENDAGGIPEEGAPGAAVLRTDKSPDLDNIPEDDGNGDKASASISIPETKLFSKSVRETTSRTLYPDEIPFGQGRERQLFFGTDRSNCYNVVLVGESSVGKSSFMKRAQTGKFAVDIPASIALDSCKWTVLVDGKPVVLQLWDTAGQERFHSITRHVFHKAQAFLLMYDITSSQSFSAVSYWANSIQESAAENVTVLLLGNKSDHAERQVKTEQGDILAKEYSFGFMECSAATGKNVVEALETVARMLSRSSDSREEATVLHRQQAQTSQSRCC, encoded by the exons ATGCCTGTTTCACCTGACAGCTCTATGTCTTTAATGCCTCTGACTGGTCATTCTTCTGAGGTTCAGAGCTCAGTACCAACAGCACATCCTGAAACTGACCCACAGACTTTGATtcctaaaagtgaaaatatacaAGACCTTACAAAACATCAACaaggaagagagacagagattAACATTGTGATTGTTGAAAGGTCTGTGGATGACACACAGCAAGACGTGGATCAATCTGATACTCATCACAGTGAGGACATAAGAAATGTTCTGTCAGATGATGCTCAGCTGGAAGGGCAGGAGATTGAAATCCATGCAACAAAAATGCAAGAAAGTCAACAAACCTCATCAGAAACTGGTACAGGTAATGCCACTGAAAGTTTGAAAGTTGTTTCTGGACCTCTGAAAGACCTCTCTGAGATAACTGAGCTCACTATAAAGAGTTATGCTGAGcttgaaacaacacaaaaatctttacaaacaacaacagtgagTCAACAAGAGTCAAAGGAGGACTTGGAGAGTGATCTTAACTTACCTGTGTCACATGACCGCTCCATGTTTGCAATGTTTATGCCTGGTCATTCCTCAGAGGTTCACAGCACAGTGACACAAAGCTATCCTAAGCCTGACCTGGAGAGTTTTGTTGCTGAAAGTAAAAGTCCTCCAAAACATCAGGAtgaaagagagacagacattAATGTTGAGACGTCTGAGAAATCTGAAGAAACCACACCTGTGGATCAATCTGACACTGTTCTGAGTAAAGAAGTGATAAGTCCTGATGATTCAGTCACAGCTGTAGAACCAGAGCAAATTCCTGAAGAACAGACAACAGAAATACAAGAACGTCTACCAATTTGGTATTCATCTAACACTATAACAAATGATGCTCCAGTAAATCTCAAAATTGTCTTTGAAAATCAGAAAGACCAAGCTGAAACCATCAACACATTGCAGTCAGAGTTCACAGACAGCAGTACTGTTGACTCTGTTGCCAAACAGGATGATGTGTCCTCTAGTGACAAAGAAATCACGATTTCTACAGAAGAAGACAGCTTGGAAGCTGTAGTCCAG ATAAACTATGATGATCATGTCCAAGAGTCAAAGCAAACATCGATGAACGACACAGAAAAAGACTACACTGTCCTCATGCACAAGGATGAAGGTGGAGACCTTGTGGAGGAAGATATTAAACACAGTTCTGAACAAAGTGTTCATCAAGAAGGAATTGTCCCTAAAGCTGAGATTGCCAGTGTTCATCTTCAGTCTACACTGTCAGACTTGAATGTTTCTTCAGACCCTCAGCTCCAGGACAAATCTCTGAGCACAGATGAGCAAACTGATGCTAACTTAAGCCTCAGTGGAAACAAACGAAAACTGGGATCAAGTCGTAGAAATAAAGGAAGGCAGCGTGGTAAAGAACCTAAAGGGGGAGTCATTGACAGTACCATGAGTGATGAAGCCCTTGACACAGCAgtattagaaataaaatcaacCAGACAGGATAAAACAACTCAAGACTTTGAGCATGATATAATCCTGTCTTTTTCACATGACAGCACCATGTCTGTGGTTCCTTCACCTTGTCATTCTTCTGAGATTCAGAGCTCAGTGCCAACAGCACATCCTGAAATTGACCCGGAGAGCATTATTCCTAAAAGTGAAAATCTTCCAGAAGATCATGATGAAAGAAGAACACAGAATATTGTGGGACTGGAGAAACAGTTGGTGGATGACACAAAGGAAGATGTGGATAAATCTGATACTCCTCACACTGAGGTCATAAGAAATGTTCTTTCAGATGATTCTCAGCTGGAAGGGCAGGCGGTGGAAGTTCAACCAACACAAATGCAAGAAAGTCAACAAATCAATTTTTCAGTGCAAACTGTTACAAGTGATGCCACAGAAAGTTGTCACCTGATTTCTGAGCCTCTGACTGACCTTGAAACATCTGAGCTTACAACAAAAACTACTGACAAATCTACTACTCAACCGGAAGAGTATCCTACAGGCGAAAACCTTTCAGAGGCTTCAGACCTTAAACAGGACAATTATGATTTACATggtataaataaacaacaaatcagtgACCTAAAAGAGGTAGAATTGTCTGTGAGTCAGATCAAAGAGTCCAAAGACACAGTAGATGATGATGatataaaacccaaaacataTGTATTTGACCAGGAAAAGGAAGGCCTCTTAATTGACACAGAGGAGAAGAAATCTGCTGCTTTAGCTATTCTATCAGAAACTGGTTCTTTGGACTCACAGCCTCAAAATGACTCAGTAAATGTCAGCAAGCAAACCAACACAGGCTTCACCAAGAGtgggaacaaaagaaaactgggGTCAACTCGTAGAAATAAAGGAAGACAGCAGGTTGAAGAATTCAAAGGGGAAGTTTTAGAAAATACTAAGGGTGACTCAGCCCTGGAAAGaacaaatttaacagaaactaaGACAACAGAGCAAAAAGAATTGACAGAAGACACAAAACGTGACAATCTGCTGTCTGTTTCCCAGGCCAGCTCCATGTCTTTTATGCCTTTACCTGATCATTCTGAGGTTCAGAGCTCCAGAGCCACAGATTatcctgaaactgaaacacagacTTTAATTCTTGGTAGTCAAAGTCTTGAAGATGACAGAACTGAAAGAGAACCAGACAGTTATGTTCAACTGGTTGAAGAAACAGCAGGTGCCATGCAgctagaaataaataaatgtgtggcTTTTCACAGTGATGACCTTTTAGACAATGCTCAGAGGGAAGTACAGAAAGTAGAAAGTCATCCAACACAAATGCAAGGAAGTCTACAAATTGAATGTTCATCTGAAGGTTTTACAGGTGGCCATATTGAAATATCTGAACAGCAAGAgtgttttacaaaagaaaatgaggGCTATGATTCAAATAATGCCAGTAAACCTCAAAGCAGTGACTTAAAAGAGGTAGATTCTGCTTTACATCAGGGCCATGAGTTCAAAGACAAAGTAGAAGATGACATGAAACCAAAATGTGAACAAGTAATTTATCAGGAGAAGGCTGAGTTCTCCTCTACAACGGAGGAGAACAAACGTGCTTTGTCAACCCTTCAgtcaaaatctgtttcttttgaCTCGCAGCCTCAGAATGATTCTTTGAGTGTGCATGAGCGAACCAGCATGGATTTCCACAACAGTGGCAGCAGACGCAAACTGGGGTCGAGCCGTAGAAACAAAGGAAGACAAACAGTCAAAGACTCTgttactgaaacaaacaaaaatcccatACAAGAAGATGAAGAGAAAGCAAGTAGCACCAAACTCAGTGAAACAGCATTAACAGTCGAGTCGACAGGCCAGAAAGAAGAGAATATAGACGCCGGTGCTTTTGGTTGGACTTCTGAGTTAACTTCTGTTGGTGTGCTTTCAACCTCAAATGCAGATGAAATGGTAGTTGACAAGTCACTGATTCCAGATGGGGACCTTTCCAGCATATTTTCAATGATAGATACGAGGAGCAGGCAAACAGATGAAAGCACAGAGCCACCAGTGCAGGACAGAAGTGTAGAAGAAAACGTTTTAGTGTCTGAACCAGAAGTACGTCCTGTCACAGCTGagataaatacagataaaaGCATCAGCAGAGAAGAAACCGACCCTGAAGACCAGGTTGAGAAAGCATCACCAAACAGCAACATCACCCAATCGCCCCAACACACTGAGGATGGAGTTGAGAAAGTGCATGAACAGGAGGCTGATCAAACGGAAGGCGTGTTTCATATTTATGATACTGCTGAAAAAGAGAGCGATCATGCTgcagaaaagactgaaataatGACCAGAAACGTCTTTGActcaacaaaaagcaaagaaaaggaTGAAGAAACTGAAACGTTAAGGCGATTGAGTGATTCAGGCCTTTCTGCCACACCAGAAAGaagcacagaaaacagcagctacaaAGACCACGCTGAAGTCGAATACAGTGTTGAGCAAGAAGCATATTCATCACCACAAGATAATTTGCCCACAAATGAGGAACAAGATGAGAGCACCAAGACATCTACAGCTATAGAAACTCTCCATTCAGAGGACATCGCGATTAAGGATCATGAAGAGCAGATTAACCCAGAACAAATGCAGGAAATGCACCAAATTGATTTCATCTCACTTACACAGAGCAAGTCTACTGTACAAACACTGCAGCCAGATGCAAATGTTGCTTTGGAGTCCGATTCTCAGGACAATTATGAAGGCAACAAAGACGAAACTCACTCAGGCCTCAAAACTGCAGGGATCCGAAGGAAACTGGGCTCGAGCCGGaggattaaagcaaaacaagatgCCAAATTTACTGAAGCCAACCAGGAACATAAAGAGGAAGGTGTAGAAAATTCAGAGAACAATGAAGCAACACAAATGTTTGCTACAGAAACAATTCAGCAGAGAGAATCAGATGATTTAAAATCTGCTGAGAAATTAGAAACAATTAGTTCAACTGaggagaaaaaggcagaaaagcagcaagaggaggatgaagatctGGACAACAGAACAGTTTCAACATCAGATAATATTCCAAGCTCAGACCAAGAGGACTATCATGAATCAGTTAAAGACACCAAAGAGAAACGTGTAAAACTTGTTCATGACCCTGATATTTCAATTCAGCTTCCAGGATATGACACAGACAAGAAGGGCTTTTTAATGCAATCAACAGAAGCTTCTGTTTCCAAAGATGACTCGGATATGGAGAGTGTCTTATATCATGATGACACTGTCATCCCCGAGCCAGGCAGTGTGAGTGTGCCTGATCAAGATGAAGCAACTCATCACCAAAACAGGGAAGCTGAGACACCGGAACAAGAAGTTCAGCTGCAACAGACGAGCAAAGCGACGGAAACCGTGGTATGTGTCCCATCAAAAGACCGCAGCACAGAGGTGGCGAGCTCAGTGAATGTACAAGATCCTGAACTGAGTGAAGCGGGAGAAAAACGCATCTGTGCAGACCAAGAAGTAAATGCTTCACCCGAGTCTATTTCTGCTTCAGAGGAGCCACCTGTGGATGCATCCTACATAAGTGGAATATCTACAACAATGGATGCTGGCAACAGCCAACAAGAAACCACCAGTTCTGATTTTAGTGACAGTTTGGAAGTAAAATCCAAACATAAGAGGAGAAAGTTTGGCTCTTCTCGCAGGACTCCggtcaacaaaaaacaagagggAGAGGCTCACAGTGCAGATGTGACAAAAACTGAGAGCAGTACAGAAGATGGGATGAGAGGCGTGGAGAAGATGAAGGTTGTGGAGGAGTTCCCCTCAACTGCAGAGGGAGTAGaaagtgaaaatgttcagcCATTGCATGGTGCTTTAGTGCAACGAGAAGCGGCTGAAGCCAGAACTGCTGAGTCTGACGAGCACAGGCTCGTCCAGGCGACTGCAGAGCAAAAACCAGAGAGCACAAGTGAAAGGATTCACAGTCCCACTGTAGAAGTCAAAAGTGCAAGCCCTGATTTTAGCTCAACCAACAGGAGAAGGGAAATGGGTTCCACCCACAAGAATCTTGGAtcacaaagcaaaacagaaaacttggaTCAGGAGGAGTTGGAGATTGGTGCAACAAAGTCTGAAACAACCCGAGGAGGCATAAGTAGTGAAAATGTCTGGGAAGTCAAAGAAGCAAACCTGCAAGTTCAGGCAGAATACAAAGTGAGCAGCTTCgatcaaagaaaagaaaaagtgtttgaaaCAGTCGCAGTCAGTCACATTGACAAGGCTTTAATAAAACCCCTGGCTGAACAAACACCTGAGGAAGACCCAGTTTCTCTGAGCCACAATGACTCAGCATcaggagggaggagaaaaaagtTTGGATCTAACCGGAAGACACgctcacagcagagaaacaaagaccAAAATGAATGTGAGGTTGGACTGATAGAGGCACAGAACGAAAATGATGCTGGAGGGATCCCAGAAGAGGGTGCACCCGGGGCAGCGGTACTGCGAACAGATAAATCACCTGACCTGGATAACATACCAGAG gatGATGGAAACGGTGATAAAGCGTCGGCCAGCATCAGCATCCCCGAAACTAAACTGTTCTCAAAGTCTGTGAG gGAGACGACTTCCAGAACATTGTATCCTGATGAAATCCCCTTTGGTCAAGGGAGGGAAAGGCAGCTCTTTTTTG GGACCGACAGATCAAACTGTTATAATGTGGTGTTGGTGGGAGAGAGCTCTGTGGGGAAATCCTCCTTCATGAAAAGAGCTCAAACGGGGAAGTTTGCTGTAGACATACCTGCCTCCATTG CCTTGGACTCCTGCAAGTGGACCGTGTTGGTAGATGGGAAACCTGTGGTGCTGCAGTTATGGGACACAGCAGGTCAAGAAAG GTTTCACAGCATCACAAGACATGTTTTCCACAAAGCCCAGGCATTTCTTTTGATGTACGACATCACTTCCTCTCAGAGTTTTTCTGCAGTCAGCTACTGGGCAAACTCCATCCAG GAATCTGCTGCAGAGAACGTGACCGTTCTGCTCCTGGGGAATAAGAGCGATCACGCAGAGAGACAAGTTAAAACCGAACAGGGGGACATTCTTGCTAAG GAATACAGCTTCGGCTTCATGGAGTGCAGCGCTGCCACTGGTAAAAATGTGGTCGAGGCCTTGGAAACTGTGGCTCG GATGTTGAGTCGAAGCTCTGACTCGAGAGAGGAAGCCACAGTTTTGCACCGCCAGCAGGCGCAGACGAGCCAGTCAAGGTGCTGCTGA